A genome region from Coffea arabica cultivar ET-39 chromosome 7e, Coffea Arabica ET-39 HiFi, whole genome shotgun sequence includes the following:
- the LOC140011336 gene encoding uncharacterized protein — MKVAEPNSRLFEVITYGPSDPIPAASSNHETLVIEILTNNYIVKKVYVDPGSSVDVLYYRTFESLKLTREQLTPVRTPLVGFGGNVVHPEGMVSLMVTIGRHPRCQTVPVSFAVVKADFPYNMLIGRPTLNALRSVYFTYHLNFKFPTPAGVAKVSSDMNAVRECYLATIQAAVTPRAVSKAEEKRPTVLSIDSIDPQKTGKPGRFEPGDEVEQVVLDEARPDQVVQVGAKLPSPLKEEMIHLIKDHRDVFAWSADEVVGVPSELMIHQLNVNPQARLVRQKSRHFGPKCSKAISDEVDKLLPAKMIHEIQYPTWLSNPVMVKKDTGGWRMCVDFTDLNKACPKDC; from the coding sequence ATGAAGGTGGCCGAGCCGAACTCCCGGTTATTCGAGGTGATTACCTATGGTCCCAGCGACCCAATCCCTGCCGCATCCAGCAATCACGAAACCCTTGTGATTGAAATTCTCACCAATAATTACATAGTCAAGAAAGTCTATGTTGATCCCGGAAGCTCGGTAGACGTCTTGTACTACCGAACTTTcgaaagtttgaaactgaccAGAGAGCAACTCACTCCTGTCAGAACTCCCCTCGTCGGCTTCGGGGGAAACGTAGTCCACCCTGAGGGAATGGTGTCCCTGATGGTGACTATCGGACGTCACCCCCGCTGCCAAACTGTACCCGTCAGTTTTGCGGTGGTCAAAGCAGATTTTCCTTACAACATGTTAATAGGTCGGCCCACGCTCAACGCTTTGAGATCTGTGTACTTTACCTAccacttgaatttcaaattcccGACACCCGCAGGGGTGGCCAAGGTGAGTAGCGACATGAACGCCGTCCGAGAATGCTACCTCGCCACCATCCAAGCCGCGGTCACTCCCCGGGCTGTGTCAAAGGCTGAGGAAAAGAGACCAACTGTGCTCTCCATAGACAGTATCGATCCTCAGAAGACCGGAAAGCCTGGCAGGTTTGAGCCCGGGGACGAGGTGGAGCAGGTGGTCTTGGACGAGGCGAGACCTGACCAAGTGGTCCAAGTGGGGGCCAAACTCCCCTCGCCCCTAAAAGAAGAGATGATCCACCTGATAAAGGACCACCGAGACGTCTTCGCATGGTCAGCTGATGAAGTGGTTGGAGTGCCCTCCGAGCTAATGATTCACCAGCTTAACGTCAATCCACAGGCCCGTCTTGTGAGACAAAAAAGTAGGCACTTTGGCCCCAAATGCAGCAAGGCCATATCTGATGAGGTCGATAAGCTCTTGCCTGCCAAGATGATCCATGAGATCCAATACCCCACCTGGCTGTCCAACCCTGTCATGGTCAAAAAGGACACCGGTGGATGGAGAATGTGTGTGGATTTCACCGACCTTAACAAGGCCTGCCCCAAAGATTGCTAG